The following are encoded together in the bacterium genome:
- a CDS encoding cyclic nucleotide-binding domain-containing protein: protein MHTNRRSGADRRKEQLLVHVEKRNGTERRTIPNDPDLTIGRLRMISFFEGLSNEQYKRLLSICTKKNYEPNEYIFHLHDESTIMFIIIKGKLTIQFSDGSQNTNLSPAGLIGGVGIFTGIRRSASLMAGTYCTVLSFNKEELFRIFDADTTMLIRIQNNIIRDISAKLGEDNKIIDEMKKIHTLEIL from the coding sequence ATGCACACTAACAGAAGATCGGGTGCAGACCGTCGCAAGGAACAGCTCCTGGTGCATGTTGAGAAACGAAACGGTACTGAAAGACGTACCATTCCAAATGATCCGGACCTGACAATCGGAAGACTGCGGATGATCTCCTTTTTCGAGGGACTGTCAAACGAACAATACAAAAGGCTGCTCAGTATATGCACGAAAAAAAACTATGAGCCGAATGAGTACATCTTTCACCTTCATGACGAATCAACAATAATGTTCATCATCATCAAGGGGAAATTGACCATACAATTCAGCGACGGGAGTCAAAACACCAATCTCTCCCCTGCGGGTCTCATCGGCGGAGTAGGAATCTTCACCGGAATCAGACGGTCGGCATCTCTCATGGCCGGTACCTACTGTACAGTTCTGAGCTTTAACAAGGAAGAGCTTTTCCGTATTTTTGACGCTGACACCACTATGCTGATCAGAATTCAGAATAACATAATCCGGGACATTTCGGCCAAGCTCGGGGAAGACAATAAGATTATCGATGAAATGAAAAAAATACATACGCTCGAAATTTTGTGA
- a CDS encoding cyclic nucleotide-binding domain-containing protein, protein MTDNQRSGMERRVAEAAVPVERRNHPDRRTILKESDEAIQRLRNISMFNNLSVEQLDKMVRICSKKKYSSQEQIYRMGEESKDMFILMKGKISITFNSGVELKNIVPTGTVGEMGVFTGEPRSASVLADTDCIVLNINKAELFTLFRNDMELCVKILLNIIRNLSEKVRTDNKVIEELMYRVRSLEIL, encoded by the coding sequence ATGACCGATAATCAGCGATCAGGAATGGAACGCCGCGTCGCGGAGGCAGCGGTTCCCGTTGAACGAAGAAACCATCCTGATCGGCGTACTATTCTCAAGGAATCAGACGAGGCTATTCAGCGGTTACGGAATATCTCCATGTTCAACAACCTGTCTGTGGAACAGTTGGATAAAATGGTTAGAATCTGTTCGAAAAAGAAATACTCGAGCCAGGAACAGATTTACCGCATGGGTGAAGAATCGAAGGATATGTTCATTCTCATGAAGGGGAAAATAAGCATTACATTCAATTCCGGTGTCGAACTGAAAAACATCGTTCCTACCGGCACAGTCGGCGAAATGGGAGTTTTTACCGGCGAACCCCGTTCCGCTTCTGTTCTGGCAGACACCGATTGTATCGTTCTCAATATCAATAAGGCGGAGCTCTTTACCCTGTTCCGGAACGATATGGAACTGTGCGTAAAAATACTGCTGAATATCATCAGGAATCTATCGGAAAAAGTCCGTACCGACAATAAAGTCATCGAAGAATTGATGTACCGGGTCCGGTCGCTCGAAATACTTTAA